A single genomic interval of Primulina huaijiensis isolate GDHJ02 chromosome 7, ASM1229523v2, whole genome shotgun sequence harbors:
- the LOC140981724 gene encoding large ribosomal subunit protein uL16-like has product MSYQKLGFLCSFGLRPTMGRRPARCYRQIKNKPYPKSRYCRGVPDPKIRIYDVGMKKKGVDEFPFCVHLVSWEKENVSSEALEAARIACNKYMTKFAGKDAFHLRVRVHPFHVLRINKMLSCAGADRLQTGMRGAFGKPQGVCARVAIGQVLLSVRCKDANSPHAQEALRRAKFKFPGRQKIIVSRKWGFTKFNRTDYVKWKAESRIASDGVNAKFLGCHGRLANRQPGRAFLSEGPSA; this is encoded by the exons ATGAGCTACCAAAAATTAGGGTTTCTGTGTTCTTTCGGCCTGCGACCCACAATGGGAAGAA GACCTGCTAGGTGTTACCGCCAAATCAAGAATAAGCCATACCCTAAGTCTCGGTACTGCCGCGGTGTGCCAGATCCCAAGATCAGGATCTATGACGTGGGAATGAAGAAGAAGGGGGTGGATGAATTCCCATTCTGTGTTCATTTGGTCAGTTGGGAGAAGGAGAATGTATCCAGTGAGGCGCTTGAAGCTGCTCgtattgcatgcaataagtacATGACCAAGTTTGCAGGAAAGGATGCTTTCCATTTGAGGGTCAGGGTACATCCCTTCCACGTCTTGCGTATTAACAAGATGTTGTCATGTGCGGGCGCTGATAGACTCCAAACTGGAATGAGGGGTGCTTTTGGCAAGCCTCAGGGTGTTTGTGCCCGTGTCGCCATTGGCCAGGTTCTTCTTTCTGTCCGTTGCAAAGATGCCAACAGCCCCCATGCTCAGGAGGCTCTGCGTCGTGCAAAGTTCAAGTTCCCTGGTCGTCAAAAGATCATTGTCAGCAGGAAGTG GGGTTTTACTAAATTCAACCGTACCGATTACGTGAAATGGAAAGCTGAGAGCAGGATTGCATCTGACGGTGTCAATGCTAAG TTCCTGGGATGTCATGGACGATTGGCCAATCGTCAACCAGGAAGAGCGTTTTTGTCGGAGGGTCCATCCGCCTAG